A single Deltaproteobacteria bacterium DNA region contains:
- a CDS encoding sigma-54 dependent transcriptional regulator, with translation MIGQSEAMRRVFDLTLRIAASDSTVLITGESGTGKELIARTIHDRSKRARQPFVAVNCGAIPEDLLENELFGHVRGAFTGAQQSRSGRFMTAKEGTIFLDEIGEITPRLQAKLLRVLQEREFNPLGSDVATRTNARFVAATNRDLREAIPAGLFREDLYYRLAILALELPPLRARRDDIPPLVLHFLKRYSGNPPRTIEEAAMTRLQAYDWPGNVREMENLIERLVTLTDHPEIRVQDLPELSSYLRSPREAALLREFILPSDGIDIDQCIRRFQREMMVQALERANGNKTAAANLLGLNRTTFIERMRRHGLGSLIPRRLATPNGS, from the coding sequence ATGATAGGGCAAAGCGAAGCCATGCGGCGCGTCTTCGATCTCACGCTGAGGATCGCCGCGAGCGACTCCACCGTCCTCATCACGGGCGAGAGCGGGACCGGAAAGGAACTCATCGCACGGACCATACACGACCGCAGCAAGCGCGCGAGGCAGCCGTTTGTCGCCGTCAACTGCGGCGCCATACCCGAGGATCTGTTGGAGAACGAGTTGTTCGGCCATGTCAGAGGCGCCTTTACCGGTGCGCAACAGTCCCGGTCGGGACGTTTCATGACGGCCAAGGAAGGGACCATCTTCCTTGACGAGATCGGTGAGATCACGCCCAGGCTTCAGGCCAAGCTGCTGCGCGTCCTTCAGGAGCGGGAATTCAATCCGTTGGGTAGCGACGTCGCCACACGCACGAACGCGCGTTTCGTCGCCGCCACCAACCGCGACCTGCGGGAAGCCATTCCGGCAGGACTGTTCCGCGAGGACCTCTACTACCGGCTCGCCATCCTTGCCCTGGAGCTGCCTCCCTTGCGGGCGCGGCGGGACGACATACCTCCCTTGGTCCTACACTTCCTCAAACGTTACAGCGGAAACCCTCCCCGGACCATCGAGGAGGCCGCGATGACGCGCCTGCAGGCATACGACTGGCCGGGAAACGTGCGTGAAATGGAAAACCTCATCGAGCGGCTGGTCACCCTCACGGACCACCCGGAGATCCGTGTCCAGGACCTGCCCGAGCTCTCCAGTTACCTGAGGTCCCCCCGCGAAGCGGCGCTGCTTCGGGAGTTCATTCTGCCCAGCGACGGCATCGACATCGATCAGTGCATCCGCCGTTTTCAACGCGAAATGATGGTGCAGGCGCTGGAGCGCGCCAACGGCAACAAGACAGCCGCCGCAAACCTGTTGGGCCTGAACCGCACCACCTTCATCGAACGCATGCGGCGCCACGGACTCGGTTCGCTCATACCGCGCCGCCTGGCCACGCCCAACGGGTCTTGA
- a CDS encoding heme-dependent peroxidase translates to MSDPANKTASVAGEKGVPPVPLTLEGWSILHQMFRIRWPEWNAAAPAARRNATDEAVSALKSMENTAGGRTGLTSLLGHKGDLMLIHFRDSMDALNEAELALAQLKLAPFLEPTTSYLSVVELGLYSASGQLYRSLQEKGVAPDTPEWKEQVAAYLVQARKTMEGRLRPDIPARRYVCFYPMDKKRGEAKNWYDAPFAERQRMMADHGFIGRRYAGQVTQIISGSIGFDDWEWGVDLFADDPVVFKKLVYEMRFDEASALYGLFGPFYLGLQFRAEELGTLLEGRTPGFGTGSAK, encoded by the coding sequence ATGAGTGATCCTGCGAACAAGACCGCGTCTGTCGCCGGCGAGAAGGGCGTACCCCCTGTTCCCCTTACCCTGGAGGGCTGGAGCATCCTCCACCAGATGTTCCGCATTCGCTGGCCTGAGTGGAACGCGGCGGCTCCGGCGGCGCGAAGGAATGCCACGGACGAAGCGGTTTCCGCACTGAAGTCCATGGAGAACACCGCCGGTGGCCGCACCGGGCTGACCTCGCTCCTGGGCCACAAGGGCGACCTCATGCTCATCCACTTCCGCGACTCGATGGACGCCTTGAACGAGGCCGAGTTGGCGCTGGCCCAGCTCAAGCTGGCGCCGTTCCTCGAGCCCACCACCTCCTACCTCTCGGTGGTGGAGCTGGGCCTCTACAGCGCCTCGGGCCAGCTCTACCGTTCCCTCCAGGAGAAGGGCGTGGCCCCCGACACGCCGGAGTGGAAGGAGCAGGTGGCGGCCTATCTGGTCCAGGCGCGGAAGACCATGGAGGGCCGCCTCCGGCCCGACATCCCCGCCCGGCGCTACGTCTGCTTCTATCCCATGGACAAGAAGCGCGGCGAGGCCAAGAACTGGTATGATGCGCCCTTCGCCGAGCGCCAACGCATGATGGCGGACCACGGCTTCATCGGCCGGCGCTACGCCGGCCAGGTGACCCAGATCATCTCGGGCTCCATCGGCTTCGACGACTGGGAGTGGGGCGTGGACCTCTTCGCCGACGACCCCGTTGTGTTCAAGAAGCTGGTCTACGAGATGCGCTTCGACGAGGCCAGTGCCCTCTACGGCCTGTTCGGCCCTTTCTATCTGGGGCTTCAGTTCCGGGCGGAGGAGTTGGGAACGTTGCTGGAGGGACGGACGCCCGGGTTCGGGACGGGATCTGCCAAATAG
- a CDS encoding thermonuclease family protein, with protein MAGHQGVAIAFICLFLLGLGQVRAVAGDTARSSPINDKSAAKPAPEGAGIQTPARVLSVTDGDAVKVNALMWPGLTWKGSVRVEGVDTPELGGRAKCEAEKRRAEAARDFVKERVGKRVTLVNVKNDKYAGRVVARIKLADGTDLTELLIQAKHGRPYNGGRRRGWCGQQGS; from the coding sequence ATGGCAGGGCATCAGGGTGTCGCCATCGCCTTCATTTGTCTCTTCCTTCTCGGCCTTGGCCAGGTCCGGGCAGTGGCCGGTGATACGGCGCGTTCGTCGCCGATCAACGACAAGAGCGCTGCGAAGCCCGCTCCCGAAGGCGCTGGCATCCAGACGCCAGCTCGCGTGTTGTCCGTGACCGACGGCGACGCCGTAAAGGTCAACGCGCTCATGTGGCCCGGTCTCACCTGGAAGGGAAGCGTCCGTGTCGAGGGGGTGGATACTCCGGAACTAGGCGGTCGCGCCAAGTGCGAAGCCGAGAAGCGGAGGGCCGAGGCGGCACGTGACTTTGTCAAGGAACGGGTCGGCAAACGGGTAACATTGGTGAACGTCAAGAATGACAAGTACGCCGGGCGCGTCGTGGCGCGCATTAAACTGGCCGATGGGACCGACTTGACGGAACTCCTGATTCAGGCCAAGCACGGACGGCCCTACAACGGAGGACGACGGCGCGGATGGTGTGGTCAGCAAGGGAGCTGA
- a CDS encoding ornithine cyclodeaminase family protein → MALLIRAEDAAEVITMEEAIDAVEAGFRELGDNAELNAPRRRVMTRKGARVSVHPGGVPSLGGIGVLAHSEFVAASGENQTYDHAGRPCVVLFDTKDSSLKGVLVGRFGVAGVPATRATQLRTSATSAVGTRHLAREDAAVLALLGAGAEAKYHLLAFAAIRPFKRVQLFCRTPESRAAFCEEMQPLVPCEIVPADSPREAIHGADVVLTATNSNVPVFDGDWLEPGMHVTSIVGGNVGLMNAGLIKQRRREIDDTTVQRADVIVANSREQAIQDQQGDFYEPVEKGILRWEQVGDLSDLLTGRVPGRTSAEQITLFKNNAGQGVADIAIASRIFDLASSREIGIEF, encoded by the coding sequence GTGGCGCTACTGATCCGGGCCGAGGACGCGGCCGAAGTCATCACCATGGAGGAAGCCATCGACGCCGTGGAGGCGGGCTTCCGGGAGTTGGGGGACAACGCGGAGCTCAACGCCCCGCGCCGCAGGGTCATGACCCGGAAAGGCGCGCGGGTGAGCGTGCATCCCGGCGGCGTCCCCAGCCTGGGTGGCATCGGCGTGCTGGCCCATTCGGAGTTCGTGGCCGCGTCCGGCGAGAACCAGACCTACGACCACGCCGGGCGCCCGTGCGTGGTGCTCTTCGACACCAAGGACTCCTCCCTGAAAGGCGTGCTGGTGGGCCGCTTCGGGGTCGCGGGCGTGCCCGCCACCCGCGCCACGCAACTGCGCACTTCCGCCACGAGCGCCGTGGGCACCCGCCACCTGGCGCGGGAAGACGCCGCCGTGCTCGCCCTCCTCGGCGCCGGCGCCGAAGCCAAGTACCACCTCCTGGCCTTCGCCGCCATCCGTCCCTTCAAGCGGGTGCAGCTCTTCTGCCGCACCCCCGAGAGCCGCGCCGCCTTTTGCGAGGAGATGCAGCCGCTGGTGCCGTGCGAGATCGTCCCGGCGGACAGTCCCCGCGAAGCCATCCACGGCGCCGACGTGGTGCTCACCGCCACCAACTCCAACGTCCCGGTATTCGACGGCGACTGGCTCGAGCCCGGCATGCACGTCACCTCCATCGTCGGCGGCAACGTCGGCCTCATGAACGCCGGTCTCATCAAGCAACGGCGCCGCGAGATCGACGACACCACCGTGCAACGCGCCGACGTCATCGTCGCCAACTCCCGCGAACAGGCCATCCAGGACCAGCAGGGGGACTTCTACGAGCCGGTGGAGAAAGGGATCCTGCGGTGGGAGCAGGTCGGGGACCTGAGCGACCTGCTGACCGGGCGGGTCCCGGGCCGCACTTCGGCGGAACAGATCACGCTGTTCAAGAACAACGCGGGACAGGGAGTGGCGGATATCGCGATTGCCAGCCGGATCTTCGACCTGGCGAGTTCCAGGGAGATCGGGATCGAGTTTTGA
- a CDS encoding MFS transporter, giving the protein MQRSWRTPVVVLICGTLVMLLSFGIRQTYGLFLTPISDTLGWPRGVFSLAVALQSLIWGLAQPFLGGLADRYGSAKVVALSAVAYMAGLYLMSVSTDPLSMTLSTALLTGVAMSGTSFSLVLAVIGRSAPAKWRGLYLGIGSAGGSSGQFLVVPFTQVFLSSHGWVETLVLLALVAGLIVPLSAALAENTTAAVQRDQTLWQALGEARRHSGYLLLTAGFFVCGFQTLFIAQHLPALLVDNGLSPGLGATAISLLGFFNVFGCLAAGALGNRYSKKNLLSFIYFMRAVVMTGFFLFPMTDTSVIVFSSVMGLLFLSTIPLTSGIVAQVFGTRYMAMLYGIVFLDHQIGSFIGIWLGGVLFDYTGSYDIVWWTAVGLGVAAAIIHYPIDERAISRTVPAAAAGTSAP; this is encoded by the coding sequence ATGCAACGTTCCTGGCGCACCCCGGTCGTGGTGCTCATCTGCGGCACCCTGGTGATGCTGCTGTCCTTCGGCATCCGCCAGACCTACGGCCTGTTCCTCACCCCCATCAGCGACACGCTGGGCTGGCCCCGCGGCGTCTTCTCCCTGGCCGTGGCGCTCCAGAGCCTCATCTGGGGCCTGGCGCAGCCGTTCCTCGGAGGCCTCGCCGACCGTTACGGCTCGGCCAAGGTGGTGGCCCTGAGCGCCGTCGCCTACATGGCCGGACTCTATCTCATGTCCGTGTCCACGGACCCGTTGAGCATGACCCTGAGCACCGCCCTGCTCACGGGAGTGGCCATGAGCGGCACCAGCTTTTCGCTCGTGCTCGCCGTCATCGGCCGCAGCGCGCCGGCCAAGTGGCGCGGCCTCTACCTCGGCATCGGCAGCGCCGGCGGCTCGTCCGGGCAGTTCCTGGTGGTGCCGTTCACCCAGGTGTTCCTGTCGTCCCACGGCTGGGTCGAGACCCTGGTGCTGCTGGCGCTGGTGGCCGGCCTCATCGTCCCGCTGTCGGCGGCGCTGGCCGAGAACACGACCGCCGCGGTGCAGCGCGACCAGACCCTGTGGCAGGCCCTGGGCGAAGCCCGGCGCCACTCGGGCTACCTGCTGCTGACCGCGGGGTTCTTCGTGTGCGGGTTCCAGACCCTGTTCATTGCCCAGCACCTGCCCGCGCTCCTGGTGGACAACGGGCTGTCCCCCGGGCTCGGCGCCACCGCCATCTCGCTCCTGGGGTTCTTCAACGTCTTCGGCTGCCTGGCGGCCGGCGCCCTGGGCAACCGCTACAGCAAGAAGAACCTGCTGAGCTTCATCTACTTCATGCGCGCGGTGGTCATGACGGGGTTCTTCCTGTTCCCGATGACCGACACCAGCGTGATCGTGTTCTCGTCGGTCATGGGGCTGCTCTTCCTGAGCACCATCCCGCTCACCAGCGGCATCGTCGCGCAGGTCTTCGGCACCCGCTACATGGCCATGCTCTACGGCATCGTCTTCCTGGATCACCAGATCGGCAGCTTCATCGGCATCTGGCTCGGCGGCGTGCTGTTCGACTACACCGGCTCCTACGACATCGTCTGGTGGACCGCCGTCGGCCTTGGCGTCGCGGCCGCCATCATCCACTACCCCATCGACGAAAGGGCCATTTCCCGCACGGTCCCGGCCGCGGCGGCCGGAACCTCCGCCCCGTAG
- a CDS encoding TAXI family TRAP transporter solute-binding subunit — translation MVFRIGTADEGGTFDTQGAAVARVFNESRPPEEHCELTRSFASIDNANRLDRGEIEFGFMASNWAPRAARGTAPFDHPIGLRMVSPANAGPIFFIALADSPVGNIADLAGKRVAVGARDSGMTQHVHTICDALGIPFSDFDPVYMTFPEGADALVAGEVDVQFQCPIPNAVMTDLSQRARVKVVPYREEQIEDVLSKVPFYRRVVMRRRAFRGVDEDIPQLAVLNVLVSHERVDEDLVCEFASTLVRNAEALARINPLFDGLAELYEPLRTRGAAALELDGVPLHPGAVRAYRDAGYL, via the coding sequence ATGGTTTTCAGGATCGGCACGGCGGATGAGGGCGGCACGTTCGACACCCAGGGCGCGGCCGTGGCCCGGGTGTTCAACGAGTCCCGCCCGCCTGAGGAACACTGCGAGCTCACCCGCAGCTTCGCGAGCATCGACAACGCCAACCGGCTCGACCGGGGCGAGATCGAGTTCGGCTTCATGGCGTCCAACTGGGCGCCGCGGGCGGCCCGGGGGACGGCGCCCTTCGACCACCCCATCGGCCTGCGCATGGTCTCGCCGGCCAACGCCGGCCCGATCTTCTTCATCGCCCTGGCGGACTCGCCCGTCGGGAACATCGCCGATCTCGCCGGCAAGCGGGTGGCGGTGGGGGCTCGCGACAGCGGCATGACCCAGCACGTCCACACCATCTGCGACGCGCTGGGCATTCCCTTCTCGGACTTCGACCCGGTCTACATGACCTTCCCGGAGGGAGCCGACGCCCTGGTGGCGGGGGAGGTGGACGTCCAGTTCCAGTGCCCGATCCCCAATGCCGTGATGACCGACCTGAGCCAACGAGCCCGGGTCAAGGTGGTCCCGTACCGCGAGGAGCAGATCGAGGACGTGCTCTCCAAGGTCCCGTTCTACCGGCGCGTGGTCATGCGCCGGCGCGCCTTCCGCGGCGTGGACGAAGACATCCCCCAGCTCGCGGTGCTCAACGTCCTGGTGAGCCACGAGCGGGTGGACGAGGACCTCGTGTGCGAGTTCGCCTCCACGCTGGTGCGGAACGCCGAAGCGCTGGCCCGGATCAATCCCCTGTTCGACGGACTGGCCGAGCTTTACGAACCGCTTCGGACCCGTGGCGCCGCGGCGCTGGAGCTGGACGGGGTGCCGCTGCATCCCGGAGCGGTGAGGGCTTACCGGGACGCGGGCTATCTTTAA